Proteins encoded together in one Rossellomorea sp. y25 window:
- a CDS encoding DUF2254 domain-containing protein has translation MLKKLLPLSIRKYLLMSKRQRMREIRLTIWYMPFFYICFSILLVALTLYLDLYADISQYTFDLLSMDASVTRMLVSTLIGGILTLSAFTLNSLLVVLTMFSGQFSPRMLLDFISDKQTQHALGIFNGSFVYVLLLFLFIGNSKEELFVAAPIMTIGLAFLTAVTFIFFINHASTWMQVHNITYNMKQVSEVMINQTLKHDLEAHRTRNTGDIMEHYKENIIHVKSRESGYIQLIDFHGMIEAAKNDQLVIQLHYKVGDYVLAGNELVSIWGPETKDISTNHYLDFIEMGHKETEIQDLQMGIHKLAEVAIKSLGNDDPKTASNTIDQMADLMITVEDHLSFTPYLIDQEGKIRVILQTEAFEYYLYRGFGYIRHYAKENHLIITDIVRALALIAESIDPSKHKAIWEFACNTIDHIEREVIYELDKTFLLQEVHKLARLTENLREYKKIESKFYPSANKNT, from the coding sequence ATGCTGAAAAAACTGCTTCCCTTATCCATCAGAAAATATCTGCTCATGTCAAAACGGCAACGAATGCGAGAGATCCGACTGACCATTTGGTATATGCCATTCTTTTATATTTGTTTTTCCATACTCCTTGTAGCACTCACCCTCTATTTAGATTTATATGCTGACATCTCTCAGTATACATTTGATTTATTAAGTATGGATGCATCTGTTACACGCATGCTTGTCAGTACACTCATCGGGGGCATTCTCACACTCAGTGCTTTCACCCTGAATTCGCTGCTTGTTGTACTAACGATGTTCAGTGGTCAATTTTCACCGAGGATGCTCCTGGATTTCATTTCGGACAAACAAACGCAGCATGCCCTTGGAATTTTCAATGGCAGTTTTGTATATGTATTGCTCCTCTTTCTATTTATCGGAAATTCAAAGGAAGAACTGTTTGTTGCTGCCCCGATCATGACGATTGGACTTGCATTCCTTACTGCAGTCACTTTTATATTCTTCATTAACCATGCCTCTACTTGGATGCAGGTGCACAATATTACGTACAATATGAAGCAGGTTTCTGAGGTGATGATCAATCAAACGCTGAAACATGACCTAGAAGCCCACCGAACTAGAAACACCGGCGATATAATGGAGCACTATAAGGAGAATATCATTCATGTGAAGTCAAGAGAGTCGGGATATATACAGTTGATTGATTTTCATGGAATGATTGAAGCGGCAAAAAATGATCAACTTGTCATACAGCTCCACTATAAAGTCGGGGATTATGTTTTGGCGGGGAATGAATTGGTGAGCATTTGGGGACCTGAAACCAAGGATATTTCTACTAATCACTATCTCGACTTTATCGAAATGGGCCATAAGGAGACGGAAATTCAAGACCTGCAAATGGGAATTCATAAGCTTGCAGAAGTAGCAATCAAATCCCTTGGAAATGATGATCCTAAAACAGCCTCCAATACGATTGATCAAATGGCCGATCTGATGATAACAGTTGAAGATCACCTATCCTTCACCCCGTATTTAATCGATCAAGAAGGAAAAATACGAGTCATTCTCCAGACAGAAGCATTTGAATACTATCTATATCGGGGATTTGGCTATATCAGGCATTATGCAAAAGAAAATCATCTCATCATTACTGACATCGTTCGGGCACTCGCTCTTATTGCAGAGTCCATTGACCCCTCTAAGCACAAAGCCATATGGGAATTCGCCTGTAATACCATTGATCATATTGAAAGGGAGGTCATTTACGAATTAGATAAAACCTTTCTTCTGCAGGAAGTTCATAAGCTGGCACGTCTAACTGAAAACCTTAGAGAATATAAGAAAATCGAAAGTAAATTCTATCCTTCTGCTAATAAAAACACGTAA
- a CDS encoding helix-turn-helix transcriptional regulator yields MHIGTFIKYYRIFKGMTQKQVGDGICTPGHISKIESGHLQITKDKIELFNQRLNMNVEKELKAYKKLRLDLELWHDVMIKQVNGKIELLKETIEQNPLIKIETLNGTFKLLKARYFIMKGEVKEAAFYLSQFSNKRLSFHMFDYDFQLYYHIKGMYELAKGNPQTAITYLEKIDRDIYSNPEAYYHMSVGYQDLGQLDKSLRYSQLALNYFKETFNFTRCVDAATIQLVAEGRSEGASLASLVEKYDELIQHCDNLHDHKRKAVLHLNLGNLYRDVMEDRKARDAFQMAYGLLKHESDRDIYLNSLFGYIDSSMNVDDSANNEKYASLIEEGQASVTDMKNPQMETFFTMLEIRVQEGEEAYYQYIENVIIPLLKEEGQYAKCNYYIQKLYNHNRMDGREAKGKECVLS; encoded by the coding sequence ATGCACATTGGGACATTTATTAAATATTATCGAATCTTTAAGGGGATGACCCAGAAACAGGTAGGGGATGGAATTTGTACACCTGGCCATATCAGTAAAATTGAAAGCGGACACTTGCAGATTACGAAAGATAAAATCGAATTGTTCAATCAAAGGCTAAATATGAACGTGGAGAAAGAGTTAAAGGCGTATAAAAAATTACGTTTAGATTTGGAATTGTGGCATGATGTCATGATTAAGCAAGTAAATGGAAAGATTGAATTATTGAAGGAGACCATTGAACAAAATCCATTAATCAAAATTGAAACCCTTAATGGCACCTTTAAGCTACTGAAAGCAAGGTACTTTATTATGAAAGGGGAGGTTAAAGAAGCTGCATTCTATTTAAGTCAGTTTTCTAATAAACGTCTGTCCTTCCATATGTTCGATTATGATTTTCAGTTATATTATCATATAAAAGGCATGTATGAGCTTGCAAAAGGAAATCCGCAAACAGCCATAACGTATTTGGAGAAAATAGATCGGGATATTTATTCCAATCCTGAAGCCTATTATCACATGTCAGTTGGCTATCAAGATCTTGGGCAACTTGACAAATCCCTACGATATAGTCAGCTGGCTCTGAACTATTTCAAGGAAACGTTTAATTTTACAAGGTGCGTAGATGCTGCTACGATTCAGTTGGTAGCGGAAGGCAGAAGCGAAGGAGCGAGTCTGGCGTCGTTAGTAGAGAAATATGACGAGTTGATCCAACATTGTGATAATCTCCATGATCATAAAAGAAAAGCCGTTCTTCATCTGAATTTAGGGAATCTTTATCGAGACGTAATGGAGGATAGAAAGGCGAGAGATGCATTTCAAATGGCATATGGATTATTAAAGCATGAGTCTGATAGAGATATATATTTAAACAGCCTCTTTGGTTATATTGATAGTTCCATGAATGTAGACGATTCAGCAAATAATGAAAAATATGCAAGTTTAATAGAAGAAGGACAGGCATCTGTGACAGATATGAAAAATCCCCAAATGGAAACTTTTTTTACGATGCTTGAGATCAGGGTCCAAGAGGGAGAAGAAGCATATTATCAATATATAGAGAATGTCATCATCCCTCTATTGAAGGAAGAAGGGCAATACGCTAAGTGCAACTATTACATTCAAAAGCTCTACAATCATAATCGAATGGATGGTAGAGAGGCAAAAGGAAAAGAATGCGTTTTAAGCTGA
- a CDS encoding protease inhibitor I9 family protein has protein sequence MLMKKCYWRVLFLVFMMVIGGCQADPGESTYQNEDEAVEETMNSAVKVDPSINLSSEKVVSVIIEFKTKPAKIAVLEAEAQGVDMTLDKAKEHVEQSHQAFEQELHAFLDDNEVEYRIKHRYKTAFNGVSIELPANGIKRLMGSSVISRIYPDQEIQLDPPIQPSDQM, from the coding sequence ATGTTAATGAAGAAGTGCTACTGGAGAGTCCTTTTCCTGGTCTTTATGATGGTCATAGGAGGATGTCAGGCAGATCCAGGGGAAAGTACCTATCAGAATGAGGATGAGGCGGTGGAAGAAACGATGAATTCGGCGGTCAAGGTTGATCCATCCATTAATCTTTCAAGTGAGAAGGTTGTTTCCGTTATTATTGAGTTTAAGACAAAACCTGCAAAAATAGCCGTTCTGGAAGCAGAAGCTCAAGGCGTGGATATGACCTTGGACAAAGCCAAGGAACACGTTGAACAGAGTCATCAGGCTTTCGAGCAAGAACTTCATGCCTTCCTGGATGATAATGAAGTGGAATATCGTATCAAACACAGGTATAAAACAGCCTTTAATGGGGTGTCGATAGAATTACCGGCAAATGGAATTAAGAGATTAATGGGTTCTTCCGTTATTTCCAGGATTTATCCAGACCAGGAAATCCAGTTGGATCCTCCTATCCAACCTTCAGATCAAATGTAA